The genomic interval AACCAACCGCAGTGTTTCGGTAAGTCTTTAGCGGTCTGCGAATTCCACAGAATCTTAGCGTCCGGACGTAGTATATATCTAATGTATGGAAACAGAATTAGTATTTTTGAATTACTAATGTAATACAAAAACTAGCATACAAATTCACACGCAAACgaattaaaaacattaatgtcAAATCACTTTAAAAATCGCAACATCAAAaaatacacacacgcacacacacacaattataaATTGAACAAAGACAGCATCCTGCCCATCATTGTCCAAGTTTCAATCAGAGCTCATATTTAAACGTTATAGTTGTGGTATCAATGTTCATTCGCCGTTTTGCATTTGCATATAAGAATAATTAGTTCATAGCTGATAGCATGAGGCAATGTTTAGTTAAGGAAATATGactaaaataacagttttaattAGAAAATTTTTAACACGAATTTACAATATTAATGTTGAACCTGACATCGTTAAAATAAAACTTCTAAAACTTCGGACTAAATTTGTACTTTATTAACACTTGTTAGTTTAACAAGGCGAACCTGCCATGTTGTTACATTATTTCGAAAGGCTAATAAGgggcgacattttccgcctaaacaagatttcgCAAAGAAGAGACATCCGTTAAacctaaaataccataaaagcatcaagtgtcgtcccttataagtcTGTGCGGACCGCAAATGCATTTAACCACGTTTTCACTGAGCGCGGCTAATGTATTTCTCTTGTAGACCTTTCGCCATAGTGGGTGGAGTGTTCGGCGGCATTCTTCTGGCTCTCATAGTCGCCATTGTGGTCGGCATCCTGTGCAACAAGTACAAGTCCCAAAACGCCGTGAGGCAGATCCCCACCATATCAGCAAGTGAGCGCTCAAACTCGACTCCAGGCGGTATTATATCGAATTGAAGATATGAGCATCGCTatggaaaacggggcataatgcatgtgtgtaaagggtcatccccgattagcctgtgcagaccgcacaggctaatcagggatgccactttccgcttttatggattgttcgtataaagaaagtctcttctaaacaaaaaaatcccaactgtttaggcggagagtgtcgtccctgaatagcatgtgcggactgcacagtatAATGTGAGACGACTTTCTACGCACATATATCTAACCCGGTTTTCCAAAATCGCGTTTCGCATACTTTTCGTTAATTTCATTGGGGTTTATCCGCTCATAAACAACAACTTCGTACGCACTATTCACTTCGATAGCATGCACAACAGGCGATTAACAAGATATAAAGATAACAAGAAATGTGACGTATGCCACGGTTACCTCCAAATTCCACTATAGACCGAAAACttcaattatataaaaaagatttaaaaaaaaacaacggaaaTAATCTAATGGGTGCATTCGCATCTGCACACACTGGTTCATAGGTAAATTATCAGCAGTTATCAGTAGTTATATTTTTGGTTACGCTCTACACAAGTataaaaaggtcattttttttgcttaaaaaggaGAAATGACTAGGGTTGTCTTGCAATATTAAGGAGCGCATGTTAGCAGGCTTGGTAATGTTTCAGTCCTTTAGCACCAACACATTTGTTTATATACGCTCGATACAAGTACTACGTAaggtgtttttgttttcattttaaaagggGCATCAAATCCGCCTTTTTCGAAAACATGCGTAGCCAATGACTCAGATGCGATATTCCTATAGCAAATACTATGTTTGTTATGCAAAAGCCCTCTAGaagcaatactttttgagttgCGCTTGACACAATCAAAACCCAATGTATTTGATTTTGCCTAAAAGGGGACCATTATTCCGGTCATGTCTGAAACATCCGAATGAGGAGGTGTGCAATTTCGCACGCTTGTTGAAATACTAGCAAAGTTTCATAAATCTagcagcaatattttttttttagttttggcGACTCGTGCAAAAGGAATGAAGTATGGACAGAGGGAAGTACTGACGGAGTTAGACGGACGGAAATAGACAGACATTCATTCCCCTTTCTCTCTAAAATTTGGGGCATACAAACTGTCTGAAGAATAAGTAAAGCGAcagagttggaaatttgaaaCTCAACAACGATATTGCCCCTTTTCCCAATTCCTACATGATTTGAAGATTATCTTATTACTTCTTCGCGTTTCGATGCTTCGCTAAGAATCGTGACTAATTGTGTTGAATATTGGGTagtttgaaaacaataatttgttcTTAGTTAAAGTGAAGACGTTATCAACttaccatatatataatattatcattAAACACGTTAATGTGATGTTTTCAGTCTATGTCTTTGTTGCAGGGACGTACAACGAGATACCAGAGCCAACACCCCCACTCCCAACTCCCAGGGTGTACAATCCGTCCCGTCTCCACCCGCCACCCTTCAGAAAAGTGCCACAAAAGCCGGGAACTAGCAAGTGTGACAATGACGTCATGTCTTCTGACAGTTCTAGCAGCCAATCAATTACCGAGTTACTGGATTCTGCTGAACAGTTAACGAAATCCGAAGAAATCCGAACTGCGAAAAGAAATATCAAACAAATAGCACCACATTTACATATTCTGCCCAGTGGCACAAACAGCAGTGGGAATAATGAAATTCATCCGCCACCCTCAATTCTGCATTTACCCAGATTTACACGACCACGAAGATAGACATGTGAAGATGTCATTATTTCCACTTAACTCATATAGACGTAAAATATAACGGGGCTTTATGTTTACATCTTACAGAATTTCGAACGGCGTTTTTCAGCAAAACTGGAAATGTGTCCATCGTTCACGGATGCTAAGCTACTGGACAAATACATGGGTGTAGGCTGGACAGTCATTATGTCAAAATACTAGAACTTTTCTAGTACAAACATTAACATATTACAATAACTTAAAAATGGTGGAGCAAGAAAAGTTGTTCTGGCACATTGCACATCCCATATAAATGATCTACAAGCATGGGAAGCTTCATTTTGATACCTCTTTTAGGTTTCAAGACATGCTCCGGAAATATATACacctaaaaaaaaaaagaaagatgaTTCTAGGAAAATGGGGGCAAGAGTCGTAATTTTTATGCAACGCACATCCCCATAACTTTAAAAATACACACCTTTCAAGTTGAGGCCTCTTTAGCTTGAGATATGCCACAGAAAAGATTTTGAGTTAAAAACAAAGGACATTAACTCTAAAACTAGGTTTGTGTTTTTTTAGCCACTGCGTATCCACTTATAGAGATCTACATCCCTCTTGAATTTCAAGTTGACACCTTTTTGAGTGATTAAGATATGATGAGGGCAATATTTATGTACACACATGCACACTATCAATTACTCTGAAATATGTCAACACGAGTTGCGGTTCTTGTGCACCGCACATCATGTAAATGGGATCTGACTATCAGCTCTACGAAGTTTCAGGTTGGTAGCTCTTTTAGGTTTTGagatatgctctggacaaaattAAGTACCGGTATGCAgattaacaaattaacaaataaaaaaaagcatgtGCATGGTGGCTGATTTACGACTTTGGACTCAGCTTCATCTAAATAAACGTTTCCTTAACATTTGGTGACAATCCGAAAAAAACCTGTTTGAATCACAGAACCAAAAAGTGCGGATAATGCAAATGAATGACTGATTGACGGACTATACGGAAACAATAATtgctacggaatccggatagtgccatctataatctcgctcttctttcatcaagggcgacacacgacacacgaagcgatacacgatattttgcgcgacgaCGCACGATAtgttgcgcgacagtcgcggcgacgcacgatattttgcgtgatacacgaagcgacgcgcgagattgtaccacgaaatatcgcctttgtgtaggtagcccaaaaggcgatatatcgtgttaaatatatcgtgtgtcgccgcgactgtcgtgtaaaatatcgtgcgtcgccgcgactgtcgagtaaaatatcgtgcgtcgccgcgactgtcgcgaaaaatatcgtgcgtcgcctcgactgtcgcgaaaaaatatcgtgtatcgctttgtgtgtcgtgtctcgcgttgaaagggcgacgcacgaaacacgaagcgacgcacgatattttgcgcgacagtcgcggcgacgcacgatattttatttttcaaatatcgcccatattatccgaatctcgtgtatcgcggtctatcGCGGTCTAATAAtatcgcccttttatatgcgatatttcgccctttgaacacgaccgtcgcactTAACGAACGCGACCGTCTTcctttatgaacgcgaccgtcgcccttttgTAGGCGATATATCTCAAGTAATGTATCGAGATGTTGCCCTCtaaacgcgagacacgatattttgcgcgatactcaaagcgacacacgatattttgcgcgaaacacgaagcgacacgcgataattaccacgatatatcgccttttttggctacctacacaagggcgatatttcgtggtacattctcgcgcgtcgcttcgtgtaccgctcaaaatatcgtgtatcgcttcgtgtgtcgcgcacaatatcgtgtatcgcttcgtgtataGAATAGATCATAGATTTAGATCATAGATtaaagatggcactatccggatttcgtaccatttttttctcccatgattttttgaaaacgcgagagtcgacacGTACCggtacacgaagcgacgcgcgagaatgaaCAACGAAagatcgcccttgtgtaggtagcccgaaaggcgatatatcgtggtaaatatcgcgtgtcgcttcgtgtatcgcgcaaaatatcgcgtgtcgcttcgtgtatcgcgcaaaacaagtaacacgaagcgacacacgatattttgcgctacacacgaagcgatacactatattttattattcaaatatcgcccatattatccgaatcgcGTGTATCATgatctaatttcagaccgcgacacacggcACACGAAGCGATATATCCCTGTAAttatatcgcctgtcgactcttTATTATCAATATGGGTGGTGCACATGCTAGATGACATAAAATATCCCccttttgtctcccctgatttttagatggtcgcttagcgaccgtctatggtggttagtctaaaattctggccgatacgccttagctactaggagcccaatacccgcttactacgcgtatccgcgcgagaaagatttgtataatttatgcaagaggtttgagttctccagttatattcattcacaaatggaaacatgatattaatatcgtgttaaatgcaatagtttcgaagggtgttttatagaaaagaatcaataaacaatgatcgtattgtacgtgtcgcggaggagattgtttatgaatgaataaaatactccactttctgcagcgtcttcatgacgtagtatttttgctcagtccattcataatatgaggctattaatagatgcgcctgtcgataaacataGGAAAGTCaccgggcgataacaacgcaataggttacgctctcacatacacctcaatgacgtagtacaggtcgtaaattgaggctattaattagggatggcaacgaataccgatttcggtattcaaatattcggtcacccttccgaacgaatattcggatattcggtcaacatctgttggaaaaaaagtcaacattgtttaccgtaccattactccatgaattctattttcgtttt from Dreissena polymorpha isolate Duluth1 chromosome 1, UMN_Dpol_1.0, whole genome shotgun sequence carries:
- the LOC127859846 gene encoding uncharacterized protein LOC127859846, which encodes MDSDFNYLQNMTVASKTGLGVLCWITLNGLVRGDTLDDCEYLDLSKPQRTSVLQCSRYGCCGDFKARHCCTGPFAIVGGVFGGILLALIVAIVVGILCNKYKSQNAVRQIPTISARTYNEIPEPTPPLPTPRVYNPSRLHPPPFRKVPQKPGTSKCDNDVMSSDSSSSQSITELLDSAEQLTKSEEIRTAKRNIKQIAPHLHILPSGTNSSGNNEIHPPPSILHLPRFTRPRR